One Kaistella polysaccharea DNA segment encodes these proteins:
- a CDS encoding DUF1648 domain-containing protein, with product MLIFIWDIIFINYRELTPTIPIHFDLSGTANRFGPKITLWFLAGVATFVYLLLFLVAKNPKTPLLNIPENFKKDTKKSELIVNILNFLTMLIFAVITYESVATGLGTQEGLSSVVNYLLGLMLVLVVVMVIVSKKNMQKEYPQNTD from the coding sequence TTGCTCATATTTATCTGGGATATTATTTTCATTAATTATCGGGAACTTACACCAACAATACCGATTCATTTTGATCTTAGTGGAACTGCAAATCGATTTGGACCGAAAATTACGTTATGGTTTTTAGCTGGTGTTGCCACATTTGTTTATCTCCTTTTGTTTTTAGTTGCGAAAAATCCCAAAACGCCGTTACTTAATATTCCTGAAAATTTTAAAAAGGATACCAAAAAATCGGAACTTATTGTGAATATCTTAAATTTCCTGACTATGCTTATTTTCGCCGTAATCACTTATGAAAGTGTTGCAACAGGGTTAGGAACACAAGAAGGATTAAGTTCAGTAGTTAATTATCTTTTAGGACTCATGCTCGTATTGGTGGTGGTAATGGTAATCGTATCTAAAAAAAATATGCAGAAAGAATATCCTCAAAATACGGACTAG
- a CDS encoding 3-deoxy-D-manno-octulosonic acid transferase has protein sequence MKSIYNILVSLLITAIKIGAIFNYKLKKGLAGRRQSCEIVKSKFSADDKIIWMHAASLGEYEQGLPVLEKLKAKFPTHKILVTFFSPSGYDNVIKKKSIADAICYLPFDTKEWVTEFVSNFKTDIFFTVKYDYWYNLLDELKKQGAQIYVVSALFYETQVFFKFYGKWFVRELKRNVDFFFHQTTHSSALAKGIGLKNSLTAGDTRYDRVKQLREKDNTVQFIKEFVLDRKTVIFGSSWEAEERMAEIIAAKNRDVKIIIAPHDLKRVANLKTIFPTSLLYSQISDKEALNYSNVKVLIIDCIGLLGNLYSYGNLAVVGGGFHSKGLHNILEAATYGIPVFFGNQYTNNPEADGLIAKNGGKSFEDEFFAAPYLLGLLNDEVLLKKMGDNARIFINSQPIASDFIVEYMVKNHQN, from the coding sequence GTGAAATCGATTTACAACATATTGGTAAGCTTACTCATCACAGCGATAAAAATCGGTGCGATTTTTAACTATAAATTGAAAAAAGGGCTCGCCGGACGCAGACAAAGTTGTGAAATTGTAAAATCAAAATTTTCCGCAGATGATAAAATAATCTGGATGCATGCCGCGAGTTTAGGTGAGTACGAACAAGGTCTGCCAGTTTTAGAGAAATTAAAAGCAAAGTTTCCGACCCATAAAATTTTAGTTACATTTTTCTCGCCCTCGGGTTACGACAACGTCATTAAGAAAAAAAGCATTGCAGATGCGATTTGCTACCTTCCTTTTGATACCAAAGAATGGGTCACCGAATTTGTTTCCAATTTTAAAACTGATATTTTCTTTACCGTAAAATATGATTATTGGTACAATCTTCTGGATGAGCTGAAAAAGCAAGGTGCCCAAATCTATGTTGTTTCTGCCTTATTTTATGAAACGCAAGTGTTCTTTAAATTTTATGGAAAATGGTTTGTAAGAGAATTAAAAAGAAATGTAGATTTCTTCTTTCATCAAACTACGCATTCTTCAGCTTTAGCAAAAGGTATTGGCTTGAAAAATTCTCTGACAGCGGGTGATACGCGCTATGATCGGGTGAAACAATTGCGTGAAAAAGACAATACCGTGCAATTTATTAAGGAATTTGTGCTCGATCGCAAAACTGTTATTTTTGGAAGTTCCTGGGAAGCTGAAGAAAGAATGGCTGAAATAATTGCCGCGAAAAACAGAGATGTAAAAATTATTATTGCACCGCACGATTTAAAACGCGTTGCTAATTTAAAAACAATTTTTCCGACTTCTCTTTTGTATTCTCAAATTTCAGATAAAGAGGCTCTGAATTATTCAAATGTGAAAGTTTTAATTATTGACTGTATTGGACTTCTGGGAAATCTTTACTCCTACGGTAATTTGGCGGTAGTTGGGGGTGGATTTCACTCCAAAGGGTTGCATAATATTTTAGAAGCTGCAACCTATGGAATTCCCGTTTTTTTCGGAAATCAGTACACCAACAATCCAGAAGCTGATGGATTAATCGCCAAGAACGGCGGAAAATCTTTCGAAGATGAATTTTTTGCAGCACCTTATCTTTTAGGTTTATTAAACGATGAAGTTTTATTGAAAAAGATGGGTGATAACGCACGAATATTTATTAACAGCCAACCGATTGCTTCTGATTTTATCGTAGAATATATGGTTAAAAACCATCAAAATTAA